One segment of Pseudomonas pohangensis DNA contains the following:
- a CDS encoding glycine zipper 2TM domain-containing protein, protein MNSLAKLLAGAAISLSLVACVSGGNSSGEMEIRSGKIEQINPAQITSSHHTGLGAVVGGLGGLALGSLIGNGTGRDVAMAAGAIGGAFAGNEAQKNYDQPKPGEQIIVRLKSGVLVSVTQPVSSVLQVGEAVFVEGSGTDARVVPQY, encoded by the coding sequence ATGAACTCTCTTGCCAAACTTCTTGCCGGTGCTGCAATCAGTCTCAGCCTTGTCGCCTGCGTATCCGGCGGCAACAGCTCGGGCGAAATGGAAATTCGCAGCGGCAAGATCGAGCAGATCAACCCGGCGCAAATCACCAGTTCGCATCACACCGGCCTTGGCGCCGTTGTCGGCGGTCTCGGCGGTCTGGCGCTAGGCAGCCTGATCGGCAACGGTACCGGGCGTGATGTCGCCATGGCTGCGGGCGCCATTGGCGGCGCATTTGCCGGTAATGAAGCACAAAAGAACTATGACCAGCCAAAGCCGGGCGAGCAGATCATCGTGCGTCTCAAGAGCGGTGTACTGGTCTCCGTCACACAGCCGGTCAGCAGTGTTCTGCAGGTAGGTGAAGCTGTCTTCGTGGAAGGCTCGGGAACTGACGCACGCGTCGTGCCGCAGTACTGA
- a CDS encoding histidine kinase N-terminal 7TM domain-containing diguanylate cyclase: protein MNSCSAGWSLSAPVLFALLLCLGMLLMSLWVTRQRDFPGRNGFALLHFAAIWWVATAAAEMSAQAAACKIFWASMAWPGLVATPTFWALFLWQYVNSENKPLGRRGLAALSVMPLLAWLMALSNSWHGLFYLPDTGPVSAEPGAPVRYLHGPLFFLVSAYVYLLVMLSVGVVLRAAFLGQGRHRLHYVVFALLSAVPLAAHLAYVHYDWTVFGFDPTPMSFVFVLITFVVLIFAGRMFDLLPVAQHLLLKVLFDPVLVINSRQEVIEANPAALQLAAMKPGWQGQRLTDWPVYGQQLTDLLAQSVASATPPLLELQNPPRFFEVHRRLIERSARVGNFVLGQMLYLRDVTQPHLSELRLSQALAVSEERLRTISRLHEQVREQVLHDPLTGLFNRRYLDEFFAREQSRARREDSELVLALIDLDHFKILNDTHGHMVGDEVLRAVADFFETSLRSTDVVFRIGGEEFLLILTGLDVREALARVESLREQFSSSAIMTKAGPLTVRFSAGLANRRVHGEELDELMQAADAALYQAKREGRNRVLLASEKLPL from the coding sequence ATGAATAGCTGCAGTGCGGGCTGGAGCCTGTCCGCACCTGTGCTTTTTGCGCTGTTGCTTTGTCTTGGCATGTTGCTCATGTCGTTGTGGGTGACCAGGCAGCGTGACTTTCCGGGGCGTAATGGTTTCGCTTTATTGCACTTTGCCGCCATCTGGTGGGTGGCGACTGCGGCGGCTGAAATGTCTGCGCAGGCTGCAGCCTGCAAGATTTTCTGGGCCAGCATGGCCTGGCCGGGGCTGGTCGCTACGCCGACATTCTGGGCGCTGTTCCTCTGGCAGTACGTCAACAGCGAGAATAAGCCGCTAGGCAGGCGTGGCCTGGCTGCGTTGTCGGTCATGCCACTGCTGGCCTGGCTGATGGCGCTGAGCAACTCATGGCATGGGCTGTTCTATCTGCCGGACACGGGACCGGTTTCCGCCGAGCCTGGAGCTCCCGTGCGCTACCTGCATGGCCCGCTGTTTTTTCTGGTCTCGGCCTATGTCTATCTGTTGGTGATGCTCAGTGTCGGGGTGGTTCTGCGTGCCGCATTTCTCGGTCAGGGCCGGCACCGGTTGCATTATGTGGTTTTTGCGCTGCTCAGTGCGGTGCCTCTGGCTGCTCATTTGGCCTACGTGCATTACGACTGGACGGTATTCGGCTTTGATCCGACGCCCATGAGCTTTGTCTTTGTGCTCATCACTTTCGTTGTTCTGATCTTCGCGGGGCGGATGTTTGACTTGCTGCCGGTAGCCCAGCACTTGCTGCTCAAGGTGCTGTTTGACCCTGTGCTGGTGATCAACAGCAGGCAGGAAGTGATCGAGGCCAATCCGGCGGCATTGCAGCTGGCAGCGATGAAGCCTGGCTGGCAGGGGCAGAGACTGACCGACTGGCCGGTTTATGGGCAGCAGCTGACTGATCTGCTGGCGCAGAGCGTGGCAAGCGCTACACCGCCGTTGCTCGAGTTGCAAAACCCGCCGCGTTTTTTCGAAGTTCATCGGCGTCTGATCGAGCGCTCGGCAAGGGTGGGTAACTTCGTGCTGGGGCAGATGCTCTATCTGCGCGACGTGACCCAGCCACACCTGAGCGAGCTGCGCCTGAGCCAGGCGCTGGCAGTGAGTGAGGAGCGTCTCAGAACCATCTCCAGGCTGCATGAGCAAGTACGCGAACAAGTACTGCACGACCCACTGACCGGCCTGTTCAACCGGCGCTATCTGGATGAGTTTTTTGCCCGTGAGCAATCAAGGGCGCGCCGCGAAGATAGCGAGCTGGTGCTGGCGCTGATAGATCTCGACCATTTCAAGATTCTCAATGACACCCATGGCCATATGGTGGGGGATGAAGTGTTGCGGGCAGTGGCGGACTTCTTCGAGACCAGCCTGCGCAGCACCGATGTGGTATTCCGTATTGGCGGGGAGGAGTTCTTGCTGATCCTCACCGGTCTGGATGTGCGTGAAGCGCTGGCGCGGGTAGAAAGCTTGCGCGAACAGTTTTCATCCAGCGCGATAATGACCAAGGCCGGGCCGCTCACCGTACGCTTTTCGGCCGGCCTGGCCAACCGGCGTGTGCACGGTGAGGAGCTGGATGAACTGATGCAAGCTGCGGATGCCGCCTTGTATCAGGCCAAGCGGGAAGGGCGCAACCGGGTGCTGCTGGCGTCCGAGAAGCTGCCGCTGTAG
- the dtd gene encoding D-aminoacyl-tRNA deacylase codes for MKALLQRVREARVEVAGEVVGSIGPGLLVLVGVEPQDTQDSVSRMLHKLLNYRVFSDGAGKMNLSLRDVAGGLLLVSQFTLAADTRSGLRPGFSTAAPPAQGEALFENLLQQARAQHASVASGRFGADMQVHLVNDGPVTFLLEN; via the coding sequence ATGAAGGCCTTGTTGCAGCGGGTGCGCGAGGCGCGGGTGGAGGTCGCCGGCGAAGTGGTCGGCAGCATCGGGCCAGGACTGCTGGTGCTTGTCGGGGTAGAACCACAAGACACTCAGGACAGCGTCTCGAGGATGCTGCACAAGCTGCTGAACTACCGGGTATTCAGTGACGGCGCCGGCAAAATGAATCTGTCGCTCAGGGATGTGGCTGGCGGGCTGCTGCTGGTATCCCAGTTCACCCTGGCCGCCGATACGCGCAGCGGCTTGCGCCCGGGGTTCTCCACGGCGGCACCACCTGCGCAGGGTGAAGCACTATTTGAAAATCTGCTGCAGCAGGCACGCGCGCAACACGCCAGCGTTGCCAGCGGGCGCTTTGGCGCCGACATGCAGGTGCATCTGGTCAATGACGGGCCGGTAACCTTTCTGCTGGAAAACTGA